A DNA window from Theobroma cacao cultivar B97-61/B2 chromosome 5, Criollo_cocoa_genome_V2, whole genome shotgun sequence contains the following coding sequences:
- the LOC18598067 gene encoding thaumatin-like protein 1b, with the protein MEVQVIFAFALAIFFFYGAQSATFTFTNNCPYTVWPATLTGAGPQLSSTGFELASKASSTLNVPAPWTGRFWARTQCANTNGKFECATADCGSGQVTCNGAGAIPQASLIEFTLAANSGQDFYDVSLVDGFNLPLSVTPQGGSDGCGATSCPANVNAACPPELQVKGSDGAVIACKSACLAFNQPQYCCTGAYNSPNTCQPTIYSKIFKSRCPQAYSYAFDDKSSTFTCTGGANYLITFCP; encoded by the exons ATGGAGGTTCAAGTTATCTTTGCCTTTGCGTTggccattttcttcttctatg GGGCTCAATCGGCTACATTCACATTTACAAACAACTGTCCTTACACAGTTTGGCCAGCAACTCTAACAGGTGCAGGTCCTCAATTATCCTCGACCGGTTTTGAGTTAGCCTCAAAAGCCTCATCAACCCTTAATGTTCCAGCTCCATGGACTGGCCGTTTTTGGGCTCGAACCCAATGCGCAAACACCAACGGCAAGTTCGAATGCGCCACCGCGGACTGTGGCTCTGGTCAGGTTACGTGCAATGGCGCTGGTGCAATCCCCCAAGCGTCCCTGATAGAATTCACCCTGGCAGCAAACAGTGGACAAGACTTTTACGATGTCAGCCTTGTCGATGGCTTTAACTTGCCTCTTTCCGTTACCCCGCAAGGTGGATCAGATGGTTGCGGTGCCACGAGCTGCCCTGCCAATGTCAATGCAGCTTGCCCACCGGAATTGCAGGTTAAGGGATCGGATGGAGCTGTTATAGCCTGCAAGAGCGCGTGTTTGGCCTTTAATCAACCCCAATATTGCTGCACTGGCGCTTATAATTCACCGAATACATGTCAGCCAACAATATATTCAAAGATTTTTAAGAGCCGATGTCCTCAGGCTTATAGTTATGCTTTTGATGATAAGAGTAGTACATTTACATGTACCGGTGGAGCTAATTATCTTATAACTTTCTGTCCTTGA
- the LOC18598068 gene encoding thaumatin-like protein 1b: MEAQVIFGISLAVIFFVSGAKSATFTLNNNCPFTVWPGILTSSGPQLSTTGFELASKVSLILDVPATWSGRLWARTQCTNVNGKFQCATGDCASGQVSCGGAGGIPPVSLAEFTVAANNGQDFYDISLVDGFNLPLSIAPQGGSGGCTPVSCTANVNAVCPQELQVKGSDGGVVACKSACLAFNQSQYCCTGNFSTPDTCPPTNYSNIFKSQCPQAYSYAYDDKSGLATCTGGANYLITFCP; the protein is encoded by the exons ATGGAGGCTCAGGTTATCTTTGGCATCTCCCTCGCTGTCATCTTCTTCGTCTCtg GGGCTAAATCAGCTACATTCACATTAAACAACAACTGCCCCTTCACAGTTTGGCCTGGAATTCTAACAAGTTCAGGACCTCAATTATCCACAACGGGCTTTGAGTTAGCCTCAAAAGTCTCATTAATCCTAGACGTTCCAGCTACATGGTCCGGCCGATTGTGGGCTCGAACTCAATGCACAAACGTTAATGGCAAGTTCCAATGTGCCACAGGGGACTGTGCCTCTGGTCAGGTTTCATGCGGCGGCGCTGGTGGGATCCCACCAGTATCCCTGGCAGAATTCACCGTCGCAGCAAACAATGGACAAGATTTTTACGACATTAGCCTCGTTGATGGCTTCAACTTGCCTCTTTCAATCGCCCCACAAGGTGGTTCGGGAGGTTGCACCCCTGTCAGCTGCACGGCCAATGTGAATGCAGTTTGCCCGCAGGAATTACAGGTTAAGGGGTCTGATGGAGGCGTTGTTGCCTGCAAAAGCGCATGCTTGGCCTTTAATCAATCTCAGTATTGCTGCACAGGCAATTTTAGTACCCCGGATACTTGCCCTCCCACaaattattctaatattttcaAGAGCCAGTGCCCTCAGGCTTATAGTTACGCTTATGATGATAAGTCTGGTTTGGCTACATGTACTGGTGGAGCTAATTACCTCATAACTTTCTGTCCTTGA
- the LOC18598071 gene encoding thaumatin-like protein 1b produces MMRLYLLFGLSLALLMSGAHMATLNIRNNCPYTIWPGTLTGGGGAQLPNTGFELAPQASNSINVPAPWTGRLWARTQCSTSSGSFSCATANCGSGQVACNGAGAVPPASLVEFTLAANGGQDFYDVSLVDGFNLPVSITPQGGSGPTCTTTSCAANVNSVCPSELAVRGSDGNIIACKSACVAFNQPQYCCTGDFDSPETCQPSNYSRIFKGQCPQAYSYAYDDPSSTFSCTGGPNYLITFCP; encoded by the exons ATGATGAGGCTTTACTTGCTTTTTGGCCTTTCCTTGGCTCTCCTCATGTCAG GGGCTCACATGGCAACCCTCAACATCAGAAACAACTGTCCATACACTATCTGGCCAGGAACCCTTACTGGCGGTGGTGGAGCTCAATTACCAAACACTGGATTCGAGTTAGCCCCCCAAGCATCAAACTCCATTAACGTTCCTGCTCCATGGACAGGCAGGCTCTGGGCTCGAACACAATGCTCAACCTCCTCAGGGAGCTTCAGTTGTGCCACTGCAAACTGTGGCTCTGGCCAGGTCGCTTGTAACGGAGCAGGTGCAGTCCCTCCAGCATCCCTCGTAGAGTTCACTCTAGCAGCAAACGGAGGACAAGATTTCTACGATGTCAGCCTTGTAGATGGCTTTAACTTGCCAGTTTCAATAACCCCACAAGGCGGTTCCGGTCCAACCTGCACCACGACTAGCTGTGCGGCAAATGTAAACTCAGTTTGCCCATCAGAGCTGGCTGTGAGAGGATCTGATGGCAATATCATAGCGTGCAAAAGCGCTTGCGTAGCTTTCAATCAGCCTCAGTACTGTTGCACTGGTGATTTTGATTCACCGGAGACATGTCAACCCTCAAACTACTCCAGGATCTTCAAGGGTCAGTGCCCTCAGGCTTACAGTTACGCTTATGATGATCCAAGTAGCACTTTCTCCTGCACTGGTGGACCTAATTACCTTATCACTTTCTGTCCATGA